The DNA window GAACATTAAAAGATTTTCAGTTAGTTCTTCATACCCAGCAATGTATTCAATTTCTACATAAGAATCTACTGTAATAATTTCATCAAATATTACTTTTCTATTTACAAAACTGAAAGGGAGTTTTTTACACCCTTTTTTAGCGTTCAATACCCTTTCAATTCTTTTTCTAGGTAAGAATACATAGTTTTTATTAAGTCCACTAACTAAACTTGTTATTTGCCCTTTTAGGAGTTCATAGCCTAATATTCCCTCTATCTTTTTTATTACTGCATTAATATAAAAATTTAAAAGCTTTTCATCCTCAATATTAGTGAGTATTTTAGCAATTTCTAAATCATATTTAATTCCCATGCTATCCCCTTGCTAGCATTGTAAGAGGGAATAATCCCTCTTAAATTATGCTTTTTTCTTCAATTTTAAAATATTCTCAGGTAATTGAACTCCCAAGCCCACACCTTTTTCCATGTAATATTTTGTATACCCTTTAGAAGTTACTTTATCTTCTAATCTCATTGTCATAGCATTATTTTGGATTCCCATTACTGCTGTGCTTAAATCTGCAAATACACCAACTATTTCATTGGCTGTTGCTGTAGTAATTCCTTTTAATCCTGCATTTTTTGAAGTAATTAAAACAACTGGTCTAGTCATTAAAGTTCTTGCATTTCCATTGTTTAAGTCAGTAATATAGAAATCTTTTTGTTTATTTTTTAATTTAGCTATTCCTGCCCAAGTTTCAGAAGTCATGTACCACTTTGCATTTCTTGCAACTTCCTCATCTAGCGCATAGTAAGCACTTATTAATGAATCAACAAATGTTGTGTCATCAGTTGTATCTATTTCAATTTCTTGTGTTACTTTGCTATCTTTTAAAATTCCAGTAGGCATATTTGTCCCTGTTCCATTAAATAATGCATCTGCTAATCTTAAAGATAAAGCATATTCAACTCTTTTTATTAAGAAATTAGCATATCCTACAAAGTTGGTAGCAAGTAATTTATTAGTTACTTTTGGCATTGCATACAATGAATGTAATGCTATAACTACATGGTCAATTTGAGATACAGAAGTTTCTTCTCTGTCTGCTTCCTCTCCTATCCAACCAGTTTCTGGCAAACCTGCAACTTCTCTTGGAATTGTTAAACTTCCATCTGTTATTGGAATAAACTTTATATCTCCAAGTGCTGAATTTTGCTCAACTAATCTTTCAAGTATTGTATTTACATACTGTGTTTTAATAGCTTTTGATGTATTAGTTGTATTAGCAGGATCTGCTGAAAAATTTAATTCAGTTGTTGAATTAAAAACAGTTTCTGTTGCTTTTCCATTTTTTTCAACTTCTTGAATCATTGCACTAAATTGTTCAGCAACTGTAACTTCTGCTGGAGTAGCTTTAAAGTCTGCTTTTAATCCTTTAATAACTTCATTAAACTCAGTCATTTGCTTTTCAATTTCAGCTTTAAATTCTCCATTTAATTCATTTTTAATTTCTTCAAACTTTAAATTAATTTCATTGAATTTAGCAGGTAAATTTTTGATTTCTTCTGGTGTTCCAGCTTCTAATAACTCAGTTTTAAAATTTGCTAATAATTCAGCCATGAATAATTTTAATTGTTCCTTATCCATTTCTCCTATTCCTCCATTTTCTCTATTAAATACTCTTGTTACTTTACTTCCTTTTACAGCACCTTTGGGTGTTAAACTCCCCTCATGAGCTTCAAACTTATTTATATCTATGTAATACTTACCATTTTCACTATATTCTTTATAATCTACAATGTTTCCACCCACTGACATTTCAAAAGGTAGCTTCATTTCTTTCATAAGCGAATATAACTTTACAGCTTCAGGATTTATATAATTTCCATTATCATCTTTTGATAAATGAAACTCTCCCACAACTTCAAATCCCTTCTCTGTTTCTTCTCCTACTAATTTTCCAACTGGTAATAATTCACCATAATGATTGTATAAAAGGAGTAAAGTCTTCCCATTATTCCCTTGCATACTTCCCTTTTTAAATCTATAAATACCTTTTGCAAGACTGTCATTTTGCATATTTACAAGTATTCCTGTAAATCTTCCTGGTACCCCTTCTTCTTCCTTAAACTTTTTAATTTCACAAGTAAAATTTAAAGTTTCATCAGAAAAATTAATTTTTTTCTTTATCTTTTTCTTTGACATACCTACTCCTTTTATCTAAAAATAATTAAACAACTACATCTAACAACCTCAGAAACTGGTAAACTATCCTGATGCGGATACTCAGCTTCTACACCATCTTTTAACTTCCATTTATAGTCTATATCCACCCATTTATTACTTATAGCTTTATGATGTGGTCTATATGTCTTTTTCCCTCCAACATGTATCCAACATTTTTCTTTCATCACATTTTTAGCAGTTTCATAACTTGTTGTATTAATACTCTTACTTGTTTCAGTTCTTGCTATTGTGCTAGCTCTTTGTTCTGTCATACCATTAATATTTTTTACCAGTTCTTTAACCATTTCATTATGTGATAAACCTTCTTCTTGCCCTGTTGTAATTATCTTATTTAAAATATTTTTTGTTGTTGCTGTCATTTTTGTCGCTTGTTTTCCAGCATTTTTTATATTCCAATCCTTTAAAAAATAATCTCTAATACCTTTTATAGTTTTAGATTTTATTGTTTTCTTGTAGATGTTTTGAAAGCCTTTAAAAGTCTCCTCGAATGTATATAAGTAAACTACTTCAAGTCCCTTTTTAAATTTCTTCAAAAGCCATTCGTAGTCAATATTTATAATCATTTTTACATCATATTTTTTTGAATTATCTTCAATTATTTTGTCTCTTAATTCTATAAATATCTTTTCTATAATTTTTTTATTTCTTGCACTTAGCCGTCTTTCTAATGCTTTTATTGCTTTTATCTTTTGAACTTCCTTTTTCATACATCCTCAGCTCTTTCTCCTTCTGTTGTTGCTGGTTCAGTAATTTCTTCCAATGTCATATCTCCACCACCAACTAATTCAACTGGGACATCAGCAGCAATAGCAGCTCTCTCATGTGCCTTTTGTTCTGCTGTACTCCAGTCAGCATCAATAGGAGCTTTTGAAGTATCTTGATATTTTAGCCCTGAACCAAGTACTAAAGGGCTCCCAGTATTCTCAGCTCCTGCATAATGAGCTGAATATTTGCTTCTTATTTCTTCTCTATCTTCCTTATCTACTGCACCTTCTGTCTGAAGTATTCCGCCTGGCTTTCCTAAATTATTTGCCAAGCTCCAGTTCCATTTCCAAGCCTTGAATAAATAAGCTCCAAATATTGCTAATGCATTCTGTTTGCTTCTTCCTTGTCCTATTCCATTTCCACTAACTCCATCAATTATGTTGTCATAGTTTGGAGAACTAAGCCACATATAGTTCTTTAATTCGTCTCCAATTATTGTCTTAGCTGGATTATGTATTCTTATTTCTTTTATCCTTCTACCTTCAAAATACACTGTAAAATTATTAGGTGAGTGTATATATAGATCAGGAGCAAGTGAGGGCAACCCTTTTATAAGTTCTAATAAAACTCCACTATTTGAACCTTCTAACCAAACTATTAAATAATCTATAAAGTCCTGGAATGATGTATTTGGATTAATCATTCTAAAAATCTTATTTAAAATATGATTATCAACTTTTTTCTTTCCATCCTCTTTTCCTATATAAATACCCATTTCTATGTTTTGACAAGCCTTTATCTTTTTCTTAATTGGCAGCATAAAGCCTGGCTGTTCCCATATTGTTGACATATATTCAGATGCTTCAAAATTCTTCCCATCTCCAGTCATTACAGAACAATCCTTGAAAAACCAATTTTTAAAAAATTCTCTAATACTCATATACCCACTTCCCTTTTTTCATATCATTAGAAAATGCGTATCTTGTAGCATCTATTGTATGGTTATTAGAATCACATAAGCGTGGTAATGGATTCCCTTCACGATCAGTATCATAATCAATCATTTCAAATTCTCTTGATATGTTTGGAGTTCTCTTTGGATCTATCACTATAGCTTCCAAATCAGAAAGCCATTTTTCACCGTATTCAACACTTCCAGCACCTTTTTTTGCCCCCCATGCACTTATATCATATTCCTTCAATTCATCTATAGATTTAGGCTCAGCACTGTCACACATAACCAGCTCATCATAACCTTTTGAAAGAATATAGTTTGCTAGATTTCTATTTTTTAAACCTACTCCATAATACTCATCTAGTGCATAAATAATACCTTTCTTTTTATCATACCCCCATCTAACAAAAGCTAGTGGATCTACTCCATAACCCCAGTCAACTCCATTTCTAAATTTTTCAAGTCCTGCAATTTCTGTCGCTTCTATTTCTCTTATTTCCAAATTAGGAAATGGAACAAGTCCATTACCTATTGGTTCTCCCATATATACAAGTCTATATTTTGTTTCATCTTTTGCTTTAACTGCTTCAGCTTCTTTTATAAACTCTTCTGATATATGTGGATTTTCTAAATATGTTGAATGATGTATATATACATTATTTTCTATGAAAGAATAATTATATTTTTTATTTACCCAGTTATGCTTCATTTTTGGAGGGTTGTAAGAAAAGAATCCTTTGTAAATAAGTCCCTTTTCTAACTTTCCTCTAAAAATTGAATTTAAAACTGTTTCAACTTCATCTTCATTCTTAAACTCTGCAAGTTCTTCAAACCAGTAACGAGCGACAGGAAATTGAGCTTCTTTTATAGATTTACTTTTTTGTGGGTCATCTACTCCCATAAAAATAAATTTATTTCCTCTTTCTTTATAAATAATTTCAAGAGGACTAAGTTTATACTCAAAATATTCCTCTACTCCTAAAAATTTAATAGCCCATTTTATCTGTTCATATACTGATTTTCTAAGTGTTTCCCCTACTTTTCTAAAACAAATCGTATTGACGGGATATTGCATTAAATCAACAACTAAAATCAAAGCAATATTAGTTGATTTTGCTGAACCTCTTCCACCTTTGCAAACTAAACGAGTGTATTTATTACTTTTCCAAGCTGAATAAAGTGGGTAAAATTTAGAAGTTAATAAGTCTGATATTTTAAGTTGCTTTCTCTTCTTCTTTGATATCATCAACTATTAACACCCCTCTTTCTTCTTCCTCAGCATGTTGCTTTTCTTTCTTTTCTTGCTCTCTTCTTTTGTCCATTTTCTCCAAGACATTTGCAATTTTAACTAATGCGTCAGCAACTTTTGGATTCCCTAACATTTCTGGATTTTCTACAATTTTTAGAAGCATTTTCTTATGTGCTTCGTCTAGTATTTCGCCCATATCATCAGATGTAATTTCTTTTAGCTTTCTAGCTTCTTCAAATTCTTCTTTATTATCTTTTATCCATCTATAAACAGTGCCTTTGCTTTTATTTAAAGCACTAGCTATTTCATCTATACTTTTATTATCTGCATACATTCTTTTAGCTTGTATGAGCTCTAACTTCATAAAGACACCTCCATATTTTTTATTTTATTAAACAAAAATATTCAGCTTTATCTGCTAATTTCCCAAACATCTGCTTTTGATATTCTTTTATAATAAATTTACATTCAAAATTTTCTTTTAATAACTTTGATAGATTATTATCTACACTTCCAAACACAAGAAATACATTGTTTTTATTTTGATTTCTTTTAATAAATTCTATAAGTCTTGCATCATCTTTTATTGTCCAGTCTACACCTTTATCATCAGCATAGTTGTAGCCTATAAAGCCTTCCTCTCCTATATTTGTTTTACGAATGTATGGAGGATCTAAAAATATAAAGCTATTTTCAAACTGCCAATTTTCATCAAATAAGTCAGTTGTTACTTTTATAGTTTTTAATGCTTCTATATAAAGTTCTAACTTCTTTATTTTTTCTTCTGAATAAAAAGCATTTGTTAATGTTGTTCCATTTCCTCCAAAGCCCATGAGACTTCTTAAAATTCTTTTTTCATTTTCATTAAAAATTTCATGCTTTTCTCTTGTACTTAGCTTCTTACCACAACAAGGACAACATTTAGAAAATATATTTTTAAATCTCTTATTTACTTCTTCAAATGCTGCTCTGTCATCTTCATATAAGTTTCTAGCATTTATATTTAAATCATACTTTATATATTCAAGACCTTTCTTATATGTATTGACAGCATTCCCAGATAAGAAGCATTCAATTTTTTCATCTTTTAC is part of the Fusobacterium nucleatum genome and encodes:
- a CDS encoding phage major capsid protein yields the protein MSKKKIKKKINFSDETLNFTCEIKKFKEEEGVPGRFTGILVNMQNDSLAKGIYRFKKGSMQGNNGKTLLLLYNHYGELLPVGKLVGEETEKGFEVVGEFHLSKDDNGNYINPEAVKLYSLMKEMKLPFEMSVGGNIVDYKEYSENGKYYIDINKFEAHEGSLTPKGAVKGSKVTRVFNRENGGIGEMDKEQLKLFMAELLANFKTELLEAGTPEEIKNLPAKFNEINLKFEEIKNELNGEFKAEIEKQMTEFNEVIKGLKADFKATPAEVTVAEQFSAMIQEVEKNGKATETVFNSTTELNFSADPANTTNTSKAIKTQYVNTILERLVEQNSALGDIKFIPITDGSLTIPREVAGLPETGWIGEEADREETSVSQIDHVVIALHSLYAMPKVTNKLLATNFVGYANFLIKRVEYALSLRLADALFNGTGTNMPTGILKDSKVTQEIEIDTTDDTTFVDSLISAYYALDEEVARNAKWYMTSETWAGIAKLKNKQKDFYITDLNNGNARTLMTRPVVLITSKNAGLKGITTATANEIVGVFADLSTAVMGIQNNAMTMRLEDKVTSKGYTKYYMEKGVGLGVQLPENILKLKKKA
- a CDS encoding phage head morphogenesis protein, whose translation is MKKEVQKIKAIKALERRLSARNKKIIEKIFIELRDKIIEDNSKKYDVKMIINIDYEWLLKKFKKGLEVVYLYTFEETFKGFQNIYKKTIKSKTIKGIRDYFLKDWNIKNAGKQATKMTATTKNILNKIITTGQEEGLSHNEMVKELVKNINGMTEQRASTIARTETSKSINTTSYETAKNVMKEKCWIHVGGKKTYRPHHKAISNKWVDIDYKWKLKDGVEAEYPHQDSLPVSEVVRCSCLIIFR
- a CDS encoding phage portal protein, producing the protein MSIREFFKNWFFKDCSVMTGDGKNFEASEYMSTIWEQPGFMLPIKKKIKACQNIEMGIYIGKEDGKKKVDNHILNKIFRMINPNTSFQDFIDYLIVWLEGSNSGVLLELIKGLPSLAPDLYIHSPNNFTVYFEGRRIKEIRIHNPAKTIIGDELKNYMWLSSPNYDNIIDGVSGNGIGQGRSKQNALAIFGAYLFKAWKWNWSLANNLGKPGGILQTEGAVDKEDREEIRSKYSAHYAGAENTGSPLVLGSGLKYQDTSKAPIDADWSTAEQKAHERAAIAADVPVELVGGGDMTLEEITEPATTEGERAEDV
- a CDS encoding PBSX family phage terminase large subunit, with product MISKKKRKQLKISDLLTSKFYPLYSAWKSNKYTRLVCKGGRGSAKSTNIALILVVDLMQYPVNTICFRKVGETLRKSVYEQIKWAIKFLGVEEYFEYKLSPLEIIYKERGNKFIFMGVDDPQKSKSIKEAQFPVARYWFEELAEFKNEDEVETVLNSIFRGKLEKGLIYKGFFSYNPPKMKHNWVNKKYNYSFIENNVYIHHSTYLENPHISEEFIKEAEAVKAKDETKYRLVYMGEPIGNGLVPFPNLEIREIEATEIAGLEKFRNGVDWGYGVDPLAFVRWGYDKKKGIIYALDEYYGVGLKNRNLANYILSKGYDELVMCDSAEPKSIDELKEYDISAWGAKKGAGSVEYGEKWLSDLEAIVIDPKRTPNISREFEMIDYDTDREGNPLPRLCDSNNHTIDATRYAFSNDMKKGKWVYEY
- a CDS encoding helix-turn-helix domain-containing protein, with translation MKLELIQAKRMYADNKSIDEIASALNKSKGTVYRWIKDNKEEFEEARKLKEITSDDMGEILDEAHKKMLLKIVENPEMLGNPKVADALVKIANVLEKMDKRREQEKKEKQHAEEEERGVLIVDDIKEEEKAT
- a CDS encoding DNA adenine methylase translates to MARIKPPFAYFGSKGRFYKEIKEIFEENYRENFVDLFAGSMEIPLNFKNEFGELKVLANVKDEKIECFLSGNAVNTYKKGLEYIKYDLNINARNLYEDDRAAFEEVNKRFKNIFSKCCPCCGKKLSTREKHEIFNENEKRILRSLMGFGGNGTTLTNAFYSEEKIKKLELYIEALKTIKVTTDLFDENWQFENSFIFLDPPYIRKTNIGEEGFIGYNYADDKGVDWTIKDDARLIEFIKRNQNKNNVFLVFGSVDNNLSKLLKENFECKFIIKEYQKQMFGKLADKAEYFCLIK